GCACAAGTCATGAGCTTTGGGCCTTATTCAGAAGCTCAAGAAACCAGACTGTGTAAATGGCGCACAGATCCGGTGCGGGGTTCGGCAGCTTCGCAGCCCCTTGTTTGAGCAGACCTTGGATCGTCGTCACCGAACGGCAGCTTCGTCCCGCTTACCAGCTCCCTTGAGGGGCCGGTGTCTAAGGTCCGGTTTGGGAAAGAGCTGCATGACGTTCCGCACAGGCGGGAAACGAAAAACGGCGCCCGAGAGGGCGCCGTTCAGCATTCCATCATCAATCGGACCGGATCAGACCGCGCCCTTGATGAAGTTCACAGCATCACCGAAAGTCTGGATGGTTTCGGCTGCGTCATCCGGGATCTCGATGCCGAATTCTTCTTCGAATGCCATGACCAGCTCAACGGTGTCGAGGCTGTCTGCACCCAGATCGTCGATGAACGAAGCGGATTCGACCACCTTGTCCTCTTCAACGCCGAGATGCTCGACAACGATTTTTTTCACGCGATCAGCAATATCGCTCATGTTTTTCCCTCATGTTCGCGGGCACATGCCCAAGGTTAGCGGCCATGCCGCGATGCCGGGGTAATCCCCTTTGCGTCAATCCCGCATATAGCAGCGGAATGGCCCCATGCAACCGCTTTCGCCGGAAAATCATGGCTGACAGGCGGCAAATCGCGGTCGGTTCCGCTCTGCAAACCCTGCGCCAGACCCCGCCGAAAGCGAGTAAAACCGGGCGTTTCAGCCGCCCGGACGCCCGTCAGACCATTGCCATGCCGCCATTGACATGCAGCGTTGCGCCGGTGACGTAGCCCGCCTCTGCACTGGCGAGATAAAGTGCCGCAGAGGCAATATCTTCGGGCTTACCCATGCTGCCCGCCGGGATCTGGGCCAGAATCTTGCCCTTCTGATCGTCGTTCAGCTTGTCGGTCATCGCCGTGGCGATAAAGCCCGGTGCGATGCAGTTCACGGTGATATTGCGGCTCGCGACCTCATAGGCCAGCGATTTCGACATGCCGACCAGACCGGCCTTTGCAGCGGCATAGTTGCCCTGCCCCGGATTGCCCGTGGTCCCGACGACGGAGGTGATGTTCACGATCCGGCCCCAGCGGGATTTCATCATCCCCCGCAGCACCGCGCGGCAGAGGCGGAAGCTGGAGGTCAGGTTGACATCGATCACCTGCGCCCATTCCTCGTCCGACATGCGCATGAAGATATTGTCGCGGGTAATGCCAGCGTTGTTGACCAGAATATCCACCCCGCCCATTGCCTCGGCAGCGGCTTTGGGCAGCGCCTCGACCGCCTCGGCATCGCCCAGATTGGCGGTCACGACATGCGCCCGCTCGCCCAGCTTTCCCGCCAGATCGTTCAGCGGCGCCTCTCGCGTGCCTGACAAGGCGACCGTCGCCCCGGCGGCATGCAGCGCCTCGGCAACCGCGCCGCCAATGCCGCCCGACGCGCCGGTGATCAGGGCGCGTTTTCCTGTCAGATCAAACATATTTCTCTCCTGTCTCGAAAGAGGCGGCATTGAGCGCCGCCCGGCAGTGAATTTCGACCGTGTCGAACACGGGCGCAGCGACATTGTCCTGATTGAGCAGCAGGCCAACCTCGGTGCAGCCCAGAATGACGCAATCCGCGCCCTCCGCGATCATCGCAGCAGCGGCGTCCTGATAGATGCGCCGGCTGTCCTCGCGCACCTCCCCGCGGACCAGCTCGTCAAAGATGATCCGATGAATTTCGCCGCGCGTCCCGGCATCCGGCAGGACGGGTTTCAGGCCGCTGGCGACCAGCCGGTCAACGTAGAAACGCCGCTCCATCGTGTAGGCGGTGCCGATCAAGGCGGGGCGGCGGAAGCCTGCGGCGTTGATTTTGTCGGCGGTCGCGTCAGCGATGTGGATCAGCGGCAATTTCGTCGCGGCTGCCACCTGATCGGCGACCAGATGCATGGTGTTCGCGGCGATCACGATCACCCCGGCACCGGCCCGCTCCAGCCCCTGTGCCGCATCGACCAGAAGTGCCGCGGCACCGTCCCAGTCGTCGTCCTTCTGCATCTGTGCAATGGATGCGAAATCGACCGAATGCAGCAATATCCGCGCCGAGTGCAGCCCGCCCATGCGTTCCGCGACCATCTGGTTGAGCCGCGCATAATAATGGGCCGTCGAGACCCATGACATGCCGCCCAGAATACCGATCGGGCGCATGGTTCAGCTTTCTTTGAGTGCAATAATATCCGCAGGCACACCGATGGCACGGGTTTCCGCGCCTTTGGCGATGCGCTTGATCATGCCCGACAGCGCCTTGCCGGCACCGATTTCCCAATATTCACCGACGCCCGCCCCGGCGAGAAACTCAACGGATTCGCGCCAGCGGACGGAGCCGGTGACCTGTTCGACCAGAAGGCGGCGGATCGCACCCGGCTCGATCACCGGCTCGGCGCGGACATTGGCGATGACCGGCACGGCGGGGGGCTGAATCTCCACCCCGGCCAGCGCATCCGCCATTGCAGCGGCGGCGGGCTGCATCAGCACGCAATGGAACGGGGCCGAGACCGGCAGCATAAGCGCGCGCTTCGCCCCGCGTTCCTTGGCGAGCGCCGCCGCACGTTCCACGGCATCCTTGTGACCCGAGATCACCACCTGTGCAGGATCGTTGTCATTGGCGGCCTGACAGACCTCGTCCCCTGCAGCCTCTCGCGCGATTTCATCCACGGTGGCGAAATCCAGCCCTAGAATCGCGGCCATAGCACCGATCCCGACCGGCACGGCATCCTGCATGGCCTGCCCGCGCAGCCGCAGCAGACGGGCCGTGTCCTCAAGGCTCAGCGCCCCTGCCGCGCAGAGCGCCGAATATTCGCCGAGCGAGTGACCGGCGACGTAATCCGCATCCGCGATATTGATCCCCTCGCTTTCCAGCGCCCGGAACGCCGCCATCGAGGTTGCCATAAGTGCTGGCTGGGCATTGCGGGTCAGGGTCAGCTCCTCCGCATCCCCCTCCCAGATCAGTTTCGACAGCTCTTCGTCCAGAGCCTCGTCAACCTCGCGGAACACATCCATTGCGGCGGGATAGGCTTCGGCCAGTTCACGGCCCATGCCGATGGATTGGGCGCCCTGACCGGGAAAAACGAATGCGCGCATGATCTTGCCCTCATATCTGGTTTCACCTGTCCTAGCGCGGCAGTGAGGGCGCGGCAATGTCAAAGGGGCGCGGATCGTGATGACCGCGCCCCTTCAAAAGATCATTCAGACCGGATCAGCCGACCAGTTCGAGGCCCGAGAAAAAGAATGCAATCTCACGCGCCGCCGATTCCGGGCTGTCGGAGCCGTGAACCGAGTTTTCGCCCTTCGACAGCGCGAATTCCTTGCGGATGGTGCCTTCAGCGGCTTCCGCCGGATCGGTCGCACCCATCACTTCGCGGTTCTTCGCGATGGCGTTTTCGCCCTGCAAAACCTGCACGACAACCGGCTCGGACGACATGAATTCGACCAGCTCGCCATAGAACGGACGCTCGCTGTGCTCGGCATAGAAGGCACCGGCCTGAGCGGGCGACAAATGGATGCGTTTCGAGGCGACGACACGCAGGCCGGCATCCTCGAATTTCGCCACGACCTTGCCGGTCAGGTTGCGTTTGGTGGCATCGGGTTTGATGATGGAAAGGGTCAGTTCGGTCGCCATTTTATACTCCGTCATTCAGGGCGCGGGAGCGCCCCGCGCGGAAAATATGCGCGGCTCGTATCACGCTGGCGGGAGGTTGAAAACCCGGCTTGAGTGCCGCACAGCGCGTACACCGGCTGTACACAGGGCGTACACAGCCCGTGCACCGCTTGGGTGTACAGGGCTGGGTTAACCGACTGGAAAAGGGATGGAAATAGGGCGGCGGTCACTCGTGACGCTCATGCCCACACTTCAAGTCCCGAAAACTGGGAAGGAAGCGAGTTGTTCAGCAGCGCCCGATCACGTCAGCCTAGAGAAACAGCTTGGCGATAGCGACGATCGCCAGCGTCGCGCCCGATCCGACAACCAGCAGATACCAACGCGTCTCGCCTGCCAGTTTCTTGCTCTCCACATCGAGCTTGGAGGCTTCATTTGCGAGTTTTCTAGTCTCGGCATCGAGCTTTGAGGCCTCCGACATCAACTTGCGGGTTTCCTGATTCAGCTTATGTACCTCGGCCAGTTCGCGCTCATACTCCGCACGGGTGAGCATGCCATCCGTAATTGCCTCGTTCATGTCTCACCCGCCGTCAGATACGAGACGCCGCTCGATCCGGTCCAGGCGCGCCTGCAAGGATGCAATCGCCGCATCCTGATGCAGTTCCGCCTGCATGAAGCCCGCCAAATGGCCCTTGATGACTCGTGTGTCACCTTCGATATGGCCGATCCGTTCGTCTGTCCTGACCAGCTTTGACTGAATGGCCTTCAGATGCTCCAGAAGCAATTCATTGGTCACGATCATGACCATGCCTCACCCTCGCTGAGTTCAAGGCGGCGCTCGATCCGTTCAACACGCGCTGTCAACGCCACGAGACCGGCGTCATGCCGGTTAAGGGAGCCTATCGCGCCATGCATGTGATCGTTCAGTTCAGCGATGCGCGCGTTGGTCTCGTCCGCCTTGTGGGCAAGGTCATCCATGCGACGATGCATCGCCTTCAGATGCTCAAGGATCAGTTCGTTGGTCACGTTATCGCTCATGGCGTTGCGTCTTATCCTTTCAACATAGTGCATTTCGGGCGGTTTCGCCACTGACAGTGCCGCGACGACGATCCGCGCCGCGACGAATCTGGCGAGCTTTGAAACATGATAACGCCACGGCAGGAATTAAGAATAGAATAATGAATAAAAAGCAAATTTCAGTATCGGGCCGGGCGTCTGCATTTCGCCCGATTGACAAGCTTCGCCGGGCGGGCGATGCGGGGCCATGCTGCGTATTGACGATATATCCTATTCCATTGCCGGACGCCCGCTGCTGGAGCATGCCTCGGCAACGATCCCGGACGGCCATAAGGTCGGGCTGGTCGGGCCGAACGGGGCTGGCAAGACGACGCTGTTCCGGCTGATCCGGGGCGAACTCGCGATTGACGGCGGTACGATTTCGCTGCCGCCGCGGGCGCGGATCGGGGGCGTGGCGCAGGAGGCACCGGGGACCGCGCGCAGCGTTCTGGACACGGTGCTGGACGCCGATACCGAACGCGCGGCGCTGATGACGGAGGCGGAGACCGCGACCGACCCGGCCCGGATTGCAGAGATCCAGACCCGGCTGGCCGATATAGACGCCTGGTCGGCGGAGGCGCGGGCGTCGACGATCCTCAAGGGGCTGGGGTTCGGGGACGCCGATCAGCAACGACCGAGCGCGGATTTCTCGGGCGGGTGGCGGATGCGGATCGCGCTGGCCGGCGTGCTGTTTGCCCAGCCGGACCTGCTGCTGCTGGACGAGCCGACCAACTATCTGGACCTTGAAGGCGCGCTGTGGCTGGAAAGCTATCTGGCGCGTTACCCGCATACGGTGATCGTCATCAGCCACGACCGGGGGCTCCTGAACCGGGCGGTCAGCCATATCCTGCATCTGGAGGAGCGGCGGCTGGTGCTGTATTCCGGCGGCTACGACGTGTTTGCCCGCACCCGTGCGGAGCGGCGTGCCGTGCAGGCGGCGGAGGCGCGCAAGCAGGATGCACGGCGCGCACATCTGCAAAGCTTCGTCGACCGGTTCCGCGCCAAGGCCAGCAAGGCCAAGCAGGCGCAGGCCCGCATCAAGATGATCGAGAAGATGGAGCCGATCACCGCCCCGGAGGAGGCGAAGTTCCACCGTTTCACCTTCCCCGCACCGGAGCAGCTTTCCCCGCCCATCATCGCGATGGAGGGGGTCAGCGTCGGTTATGGCGAACGCGAGGTGCTGCGGCGGCTGAACCTGCGGATAGATCAGGACGACCGGATCGCGCTTCTGGGCCGGAACGGTCAGGGGAAATCGACGCTCTCGAAGCTGCTGGCCGAGAAACTGGCCCCGATGGCCGGGCAGATCACCCGGTCGGGCAAGCTGCGGGTCGGGTATTTCGCGCAGCATCAGGTGGATGAGCTGGTGCTGGCGGACACGCCGCTCGACCATGTCAGG
The genomic region above belongs to Paracoccus sp. SCSIO 75233 and contains:
- a CDS encoding ABC-F family ATP-binding cassette domain-containing protein, translated to MLRIDDISYSIAGRPLLEHASATIPDGHKVGLVGPNGAGKTTLFRLIRGELAIDGGTISLPPRARIGGVAQEAPGTARSVLDTVLDADTERAALMTEAETATDPARIAEIQTRLADIDAWSAEARASTILKGLGFGDADQQRPSADFSGGWRMRIALAGVLFAQPDLLLLDEPTNYLDLEGALWLESYLARYPHTVIVISHDRGLLNRAVSHILHLEERRLVLYSGGYDVFARTRAERRAVQAAEARKQDARRAHLQSFVDRFRAKASKAKQAQARIKMIEKMEPITAPEEAKFHRFTFPAPEQLSPPIIAMEGVSVGYGEREVLRRLNLRIDQDDRIALLGRNGQGKSTLSKLLAEKLAPMAGQITRSGKLRVGYFAQHQVDELVLADTPLDHVRRLRPDEAQAKQRARLAGFGLMEAQAETPVGKLSGGQKARLSLLIATIDAPHLLVLDEPTNHLDIESREALTQALNEYSGAVVLVSHDMHLLSLVADRLWLVDQGGVTPWQGDLDDYRAMLLQTPDDKPAKPAPAPKPKRASRDEILVMRAEVRKAEERVEKLTEMLDKLGAKMADPAIYDQPAEVEKWGRKHAEASEAMIRAEDLWTAAMERLEQAERG
- a CDS encoding aspartate/glutamate racemase family protein, with product MRPIGILGGMSWVSTAHYYARLNQMVAERMGGLHSARILLHSVDFASIAQMQKDDDWDGAAALLVDAAQGLERAGAGVIVIAANTMHLVADQVAAATKLPLIHIADATADKINAAGFRRPALIGTAYTMERRFYVDRLVASGLKPVLPDAGTRGEIHRIIFDELVRGEVREDSRRIYQDAAAAMIAEGADCVILGCTEVGLLLNQDNVAAPVFDTVEIHCRAALNAASFETGEKYV
- the fabD gene encoding ACP S-malonyltransferase; the encoded protein is MRAFVFPGQGAQSIGMGRELAEAYPAAMDVFREVDEALDEELSKLIWEGDAEELTLTRNAQPALMATSMAAFRALESEGINIADADYVAGHSLGEYSALCAAGALSLEDTARLLRLRGQAMQDAVPVGIGAMAAILGLDFATVDEIAREAAGDEVCQAANDNDPAQVVISGHKDAVERAAALAKERGAKRALMLPVSAPFHCVLMQPAAAAMADALAGVEIQPPAVPVIANVRAEPVIEPGAIRRLLVEQVTGSVRWRESVEFLAGAGVGEYWEIGAGKALSGMIKRIAKGAETRAIGVPADIIALKES
- a CDS encoding acyl carrier protein codes for the protein MSDIADRVKKIVVEHLGVEEDKVVESASFIDDLGADSLDTVELVMAFEEEFGIEIPDDAAETIQTFGDAVNFIKGAV
- the fabG gene encoding 3-oxoacyl-[acyl-carrier-protein] reductase, which produces MFDLTGKRALITGASGGIGGAVAEALHAAGATVALSGTREAPLNDLAGKLGERAHVVTANLGDAEAVEALPKAAAEAMGGVDILVNNAGITRDNIFMRMSDEEWAQVIDVNLTSSFRLCRAVLRGMMKSRWGRIVNITSVVGTTGNPGQGNYAAAKAGLVGMSKSLAYEVASRNITVNCIAPGFIATAMTDKLNDDQKGKILAQIPAGSMGKPEDIASAALYLASAEAGYVTGATLHVNGGMAMV
- the ndk gene encoding nucleoside-diphosphate kinase encodes the protein MATELTLSIIKPDATKRNLTGKVVAKFEDAGLRVVASKRIHLSPAQAGAFYAEHSERPFYGELVEFMSSEPVVVQVLQGENAIAKNREVMGATDPAEAAEGTIRKEFALSKGENSVHGSDSPESAAREIAFFFSGLELVG